Proteins from a genomic interval of Zingiber officinale cultivar Zhangliang chromosome 2A, Zo_v1.1, whole genome shotgun sequence:
- the LOC122042443 gene encoding mitochondrial inner membrane protease subunit 2-like isoform X1, giving the protein MLIDLLATRAFNLFCFTLNFVRIYITCTYTEEIEMCGGNRLWLFTKKSITGALIGITMSDRYASIATIRGSSMHPTFSASEVGLSGLLKADIVLVEKFCLEKYEFSRGDVIIFKSPTNHRQTFAKRLIALPGDWVQIPESSDVFTIPEGHCWVEGDNAAHSFDSRSFGSVPLGLIQGRVTHVIWPPQRISKVERKTASERCSPQ; this is encoded by the exons ATGCTCATAGATCTATTAG CTACTCGGGCCTTCAATTTGTTCTGTTTTACTCTCAATTTTGTTCGCATATACATCACATGCACGTATACAGAAGAAATTGAGATGTGTGGCGGGAACAGATTATGGTTATTCACAAAGAAGTCCATAACTGGAGCTTTGATTGGTATAACAATGTCTGATCGATATGCAAGCATTGCTACTATAAGAGGCAGTTCTATGCATCCAACATTTTCAGCTTCTGAAGTTGGTTTGTCTGGACTTCTTAAAG CTGATATTGTACTTGTTGAAAAATTCTGCCTGGAAAAATATGAATTCTCACGTGGGGACGTTATCATTTTCAA ATCTCCAACTAACCACAGGCAGACTTTTGCTAAAAGATTAATTGCATTGCCTGGTGACTGGGTGCAAATTCCAGAGTCTTCTGATGTTTTTACAAtcccggaaggtcattgttgggtGGAAGGTGATAATGCTGCGCATAGTTTTGATTCACGATCTTTTGGCTCT GTTCCCTTAGGGTTGATTCAAGGGAGGGTAACTCATGTTATATGGCCACCCCAGAGAATAAGCAAAGTGGAAAGAAAGACGGCATCGGAGAGATGTTCACCACAATGA
- the LOC122042443 gene encoding mitochondrial inner membrane protease subunit 2-like isoform X3: MFAATRAFNLFCFTLNFVRIYITCTYTEEIEMCGGNRLWLFTKKSITGALIGITMSDRYASIATIRGSSMHPTFSASEVGLSGLLKADIVLVEKFCLEKYEFSRGDVIIFKSPTNHRQTFAKRLIALPGDWVQIPESSDVFTIPEGHCWVEGDNAAHSFDSRSFGSVPLGLIQGRVTHVIWPPQRISKVERKTASERCSPQ, from the exons ATGTTTGCAGCTACTCGGGCCTTCAATTTGTTCTGTTTTACTCTCAATTTTGTTCGCATATACATCACATGCACGTATACAGAAGAAATTGAGATGTGTGGCGGGAACAGATTATGGTTATTCACAAAGAAGTCCATAACTGGAGCTTTGATTGGTATAACAATGTCTGATCGATATGCAAGCATTGCTACTATAAGAGGCAGTTCTATGCATCCAACATTTTCAGCTTCTGAAGTTGGTTTGTCTGGACTTCTTAAAG CTGATATTGTACTTGTTGAAAAATTCTGCCTGGAAAAATATGAATTCTCACGTGGGGACGTTATCATTTTCAA ATCTCCAACTAACCACAGGCAGACTTTTGCTAAAAGATTAATTGCATTGCCTGGTGACTGGGTGCAAATTCCAGAGTCTTCTGATGTTTTTACAAtcccggaaggtcattgttgggtGGAAGGTGATAATGCTGCGCATAGTTTTGATTCACGATCTTTTGGCTCT GTTCCCTTAGGGTTGATTCAAGGGAGGGTAACTCATGTTATATGGCCACCCCAGAGAATAAGCAAAGTGGAAAGAAAGACGGCATCGGAGAGATGTTCACCACAATGA
- the LOC122042443 gene encoding mitochondrial inner membrane protease subunit 2-like isoform X2, which produces MCGGNRLWLFTKKSITGALIGITMSDRYASIATIRGSSMHPTFSASEVGLSGLLKADIVLVEKFCLEKYEFSRGDVIIFKSPTNHRQTFAKRLIALPGDWVQIPESSDVFTIPEGHCWVEGDNAAHSFDSRSFGSVPLGLIQGRVTHVIWPPQRISKVERKTASERCSPQ; this is translated from the exons ATGTGTGGCGGGAACAGATTATGGTTATTCACAAAGAAGTCCATAACTGGAGCTTTGATTGGTATAACAATGTCTGATCGATATGCAAGCATTGCTACTATAAGAGGCAGTTCTATGCATCCAACATTTTCAGCTTCTGAAGTTGGTTTGTCTGGACTTCTTAAAG CTGATATTGTACTTGTTGAAAAATTCTGCCTGGAAAAATATGAATTCTCACGTGGGGACGTTATCATTTTCAA ATCTCCAACTAACCACAGGCAGACTTTTGCTAAAAGATTAATTGCATTGCCTGGTGACTGGGTGCAAATTCCAGAGTCTTCTGATGTTTTTACAAtcccggaaggtcattgttgggtGGAAGGTGATAATGCTGCGCATAGTTTTGATTCACGATCTTTTGGCTCT GTTCCCTTAGGGTTGATTCAAGGGAGGGTAACTCATGTTATATGGCCACCCCAGAGAATAAGCAAAGTGGAAAGAAAGACGGCATCGGAGAGATGTTCACCACAATGA